A single window of Nicotiana sylvestris chromosome 3, ASM39365v2, whole genome shotgun sequence DNA harbors:
- the LOC104248745 gene encoding uncharacterized protein codes for MEALLVRKLGDPTLPPNASENSPFDLSTSHPIPNLGSPTSVRVRVKATSLNFANYLQVLGKYQEKPPLPFIPGSDYSGVVDAVGPNVTKFKIGDPVCSFAALGSFAQFIVADQSDLFRVPDGCDLVAAGALPVAYGTSHVALVHRAQLHPNQVLMVLGAAGGVGLSAVQIGKVCGATVIAVARGNEKVQFLKSLGVDHVVDLSNANVIESVKGFLKSRKLKGVDVLYDPVGGKLTKDSMKLLNWGAQILVIGFASGEVPIIPANIALVKNWTIHGLYWGSHKIYQPNVLGDSLKELLSWLSKGLIAINISHTFSLAEAHLAFTALKDRRAIGKVMITFDDGRTLKSKL; via the exons ATGGAAGCTCTACTTGTAAGAAAACTCGGCGATCCTACTCTACCACCGAATGCCTCGGAGAATTCACCATTCGATCTCTCAACCTCTCATCCAATCCCTAATTTGGGCTCACCTACCTCCGTTAGAGTACGAGTCAAAGCAACCAGCTTGAATTTCGCAAATTACCTCCAAGTCCTCGGCAAGTACCAAGAGAAACCTCCTTTACCTTTCATCCCTGGCTCCGATTACTCCGGCGTTGTTGATGCCGTTGGCCCTAATGTTACTAAGTTCAAAATTGGTGATCCCGTTTGCTCTTTTGCTGCACTTGGCTCCTTTGCTCAATTCATCGTCGCCGATCAATCCGACTT GTTTCGAGTACCTGATGGGTGTGATCTAGTGGCGGCTGGTGCACTTCCTGTTGCATATGGGACATCCCATGTGGCTCTGGTGCATAGAGCGCAGCTGCATCCCAATCAG GTGTTAATGGTACTTGGAGCAGCTGGAGGTGTTGGGCTCTCAGCGGTACAAATTGGGAAGGTTTGTGGAGCAACAGTTATTGCAGTTGCTAG GGGAAATGAAAAGGTGCAATTTTTGAAATCTTTAGGAGTTGATCATGTAGTAGACTTGAGCAATGCAAACGTCATCGAAAGTGTCAAGGGCTTCCTGAAGTCAAGAAAGCTCAAAGGAGTTGATGTCTTGTATGATCCAGTCGGGGGGAAGCTTACAAAAGATAGCATGAAGCTATTAAATTGGGGAGCACAAATTCTGGTTATTGGATTTGCAAGTGGAGAAGTACCTATCATCCCAGCGAACATTGCTTTGGTGAAG AACTGGACGATTCACGGACTCTATTGGGGAAGCCATAAGATTTATCAACCTAATGTGCTTGGAGATTCTCTGAAAGAGCTCCTATCCTGGTTGTCTAAGGGTTTGATTGCTATCAACATTTCTCATACATTCAGCCTGGCAGAG GCCCATCTTGCCTTTACTGCCCTCAAAGATAGGAGAGCAATTGGAAAGGTGATGATAACATTTGATGATGGGAGAACACTCAAGTCTAAGCTTTAA
- the LOC104238906 gene encoding uncharacterized protein has translation MGKIWIEVCLISARGLRRTSSLWKLQWYAVGWIDPNNKYCSKIDSSGNANPVWKTKFSMLVDTSELDTLHVEVYSREPIFLREKLLGTATVILKEFLDKYNNNTEVSKPIEEVGSFQLRRKNSNKPQGFVDVSIRISEEREEPSSLPGDNEGFKLADNSSGFNLANGYKPATAYPQPQSLTPSQLQRNQPQLNHQYARQVPYATNYSHPLVGGMSYTPAAGSSYQPPRAPPPPPPPPPPANVGYIPTFLPRTDNASSSYLSMPQSGAAATRNARPGFGMGVGAGALAAGAVIFGEDFMSGFDIPRGLPDPSLTISLDPPF, from the exons ATGGGGAAAATATGGATTGAAGTCTGCCTGATTTCCGCCAGGGGGCTACGACGAACATCATCTTTGTGGAAGCTGCAATGGTATGCTGTTGGATGGATTGATCCAAACAATAAGTACTGTTCCAAGATTGATTCTTCAGGCAATGCAAATCCTGTTTGGAAAACCAAATTCTCAATGTTGGTTGACACTTCTGAATTAGATACCCTCCATGTTGAAGTTTACAGTAGAGAGCCCATTTTTCTTAGAGAAAAGCTCCTGGGAACAGCTACTGTAATTTTGAAGGAATTTCTGGACAAGTACAATAACAACACTGAGGTTTCAAAGCCTATTGAAGAGGTGGGGAGCTTTCAATTGCGGAGAAAAAACTCGAATAAACCTCAGGGATTTGTTGATGTATCGATACGAATTTCAGAGGAAAGGGAAGAGCCAAGTTCACTCCCAG GTGACAATGAGGGATTTAAGCTTGCAGATAACAGCAGTGGCTTCAACTTGGCTAATGGATATAAACCTGCCACAGCATACCCACAACCACAATCCTTGACCCCGTCTCAACTGCAGAGAAACCAACCACAGCTAAATCACCAATATGCGCGTCAAGTACCATATGCTACAAATTATTCCCACCCATTGGTGGGGGGAATGAGCTACACGCCAGCAGCAGGATCGAGCTATCAGCCACCGCGTgctccaccaccaccaccaccaccacctccacctGCTAATGTTGGTTACATTCCAACTTTCCTCCCAAGAACAGACAACGCGTCGTCTAGTTATTTAAGCATGCCACAAAGTGGAGCAGCAGCAACACGAAATGCAAGACCTGGTTTTGGAATGGGAGTAGGTGCTGGGGCATTAGCAGCTGGTGCTGTGATATTTGGAGAGGATTTCATGTCTGGTTTTGATATTCCTCGTGGTTTACCGGATCCCTCTCTCACCATATCTCTTGATCCCCCTTTCTGA
- the LOC138887833 gene encoding uncharacterized protein, which yields MGDEIQHSPPSDAINSPQLTTVTAAAVSPLDSSRPFYLHPSDSPGMILVNSIFDGKGYRGWRKGILIALSAKNKVGFIDGTFLQPKISSDSFKPWVRCNDMVISWLLNSLSREIAESVLYSKTTIEIWKELEERFGQSNGPQLYHLQKEISQLLQGSLDLAGYYTKLKKLRDGLDSLDACQTCTCDCTCG from the coding sequence ATGGGAGATGAAATTCAACACTCtcctccttctgatgcaatcaaCTCCCCACAGCTCACCACTGTTACTGCAGCTGCAGTTTCACCCCTTGATTCATCTCGCCCTTTTTACCTTCACCCTTCTGATTCACCTGGGATGATCCTGGTGAATTCTATCTTTGACGGGAAGGGCTATAGAGGTTGGCGCAAGGGTATTTTGATTGCATTATCAGCCAAAAACAAAGTCGGATTCATAGATGGAACCTTTCTTCAACCTAAAATATCCTCTGATTCTTTCAAGCCTTGGGTGAGATGCAATGACATGGTCATCTCATGGTTGCTTAACTCTCTCTCAAGAGAGATTGCAGAAAGTGTACTCTATTCAAAAACAACTATAGAGATCTGGAAGGAGCTTGAAGAGAGGTTTGGCCAAAGCAATGGCCCTCAACTTTATCACCTACAAAAGGAAATCTCTCAGTTACTTCAAGGAAGTCTGGACTTAGCAGGTTACTACACAAAGTTAAAAAAGCTTAGGGATGGACTTGATAGTCTTGATGCTTGTCAGACCTGTACTTGTGATTGTACTTGTGGGTGA
- the LOC104238907 gene encoding uncharacterized protein produces MSICVLHLLPNCLAYPQLQLQTRRKQIPSIWRKPILKSFPIIASASSTSFPPAEYPVNPEQLPETRPKRKKQIAGIDQDELQDPALLADPDSCFCEFKGVQIHHKIYDSESLATNLSEEGDSSRSPNANKRVNIPMILLHGFGASIYSWNRVMKPLAQVTGSKVLAFDRPAFGLTSRLNHVNDSSQGSEDTRPFNPYSMVFSVLATLYFIDFLATEKAILVGHSAGSLVAVEAYFEAPERVAAVILVAPAILAPLNSCPVAKDNPSGKSNQTEGDDLEVNSKGNWFTTVVSILSKLSQYLGQAIMQLVKGMGDMINSLYKKTLSAFLRSTIGIMLVRMIIDKFGLAAVRNAWYDPKQVDDHVLQGYTKPLRAKDWDKALVEYTVAMLTDSASESKLPLSKKLGEISCPVLIVTGDSDRLVPPWNSERLSRAIPGSCLEIIKNCGHLPHEEKVDKFVSIVDRFLERVFGVQKEPRLQPAT; encoded by the exons ATGAGTATTTGTGTACTTCATCTGCTGCCTAATTGTCTCGCCTATCCTCAATTGCAATTACAAACCAGGAGGAAGCAAATTCCTTCTATTTGGAGAAAACCCATCTTGAAATCTTTCCCAATTATAGCCTCTGCTTCTTCTACTTCTTTCCCACCTGCTGAATATCCAG TTAATCCAGAACAACTACCTGAGACAAGGCCAAAGCGGAAAAAACAGATAGCAGGAATAGATCAAGATGAATTACAAGATCCAGCTCTTCTAGCAGATCCTGATAGTTGCTTTTGCGAGTTTAAAGGAGTACAGATACACCACAAGATATATGATTCAGAATCACTTGCTACAAACTTGTCAGAAGAAGGGGATAGTTCTCGATCTCCTAATGCCAATAAAAGAGTGAACATTCCCATGATATTGTTACATGGATTTGGTGCCTCTATTTATTCATGGAATCGAGTTATGAAGCCATTGGCACAGGTCACAGGATCAAAAGTTTTGGCCTTTGACAGACCAGCCTTTGGGTTGACTTCAAGGCTGAATCATGTCAACGATTCATCTCAGGGAAGTGAAGACACCAGACCCTTTAATCCTTACTCTATGGTATTTTCCGTGCTGGCCACTCTATACTTCATTGACTTCTTAGCAACTGAGAAGGCAATTCTAGTGGG ACACTCAGCTGGTTCCCTTGTAGCAGTTGAAGCATATTTTGAAGCACCTGAGCGGGTTGCTGCCGTTATACTTGTTGCGCCAGCAATTCTAGCACCCCTGAATTCATGCCCTGTAGCTAAGGACAATCCAAGTGGAAAAAGTAACCAGACTGAAGGCGATGACTTGGAAGTGAACTCTAAAGGGAATTGGTTTACCACGGTTGTCAGCATTTTGTCAAAGTTATCCCAATATCTTGGACAAGCAATAATGCAATTGGTGAAAGGGATGGGAGACATGATAAATTCTTTATATAAGAAAACTTTATCTGCGTTCTTGCGTTCTACCATTGGTATTATGTTG GTAAGAATGATAATCGATAAATTTGGCTTAGCTGCAGTTAGGAATGCTTGGTACGATCCTAAACAAGTTGATGATCATGTCTTGCAAGGCTATACAAAG CCTCTCAGAGCAAAAGATTGGGATAAGGCTCTGGTGGAGTATACCGTGGCTATGCTTACAGATTCTGCATCTGAATCAAAGCTGCCGCTGTCAAAGAAACTGGGCGAAATCTCATGTCCTG TTCTGATTGTCACTGGTGATAGCGATCGGCTTGTTCCACCATGGAACTCTGAAAGACTTTCACGGGCCATTCCTGGATCTTGTCTTGAAATAATCAAGAATTGTGGCCACTTGCCCCATGAAGAAAAGGTGGACAAATTTGTATCCATTGTTGACAGATTCCTTGAAAGAGTTTTTGGGGTGCAAAAAGAGCCTCGTCTGCAACCAGCAACTTGA
- the LOC104238908 gene encoding cytochrome P450 714A1-like, which produces MKAAAFVLLSLLLLLLPLLISPPFFKSFISSLVLILLVLGFGGFYIFNILWLKSAQRLRWKLQKQGINGPKPSFLYGNVPEMQKIQAASLKAPTNYGEFVAHDYTSSLFPYFEQWRKLYGPIYTYSTGNKQHLYVNQPELVKEMNQSKSLDLGKPSYVTKRLAPMLGNGILRSNGHIWAMQRKIVAPEFFMDKVKRMVSLMLQSAELLTRKWDENIEAEEGKMAEISVGEDLRSFSADVISRACFGSSYFKGKKIFSKLRTLQKIISTQSVLFGSPALGFLPSRQQKEIDNLEKEIESLIWEAVKERERECLETSSNEKDLLHSILEGAINDDSVGENSSRKFIVDNCKNIYFAGHESTAVAASWCLMLLALHPEWQSRIRDEMAQICPDGVLDAESVSKMKMVTMVIQEVMRLYPPAAFVSREALKDTQIGHIVVPKGVCLWTLIPTLHRDPEIWGRDANEFKPDRFENGVSGACKLPQVYIPFGLGPRLCLGKNFAMVELKIVISLIISKFRFSLSPKYKHSPAYRMIVEPGQGVRILVERLKQG; this is translated from the exons atgaagGCTGCAGCTTTTGTACTACTCTcccttctcctccttcttcttcctcttctaatTTCTCCTCCTTTTTTCAAGAGCTTTATTTCTTCATTGGTGTTAATTCTACTGGTTCTTGGTTTTGGAGGtttttatatatttaatattCTGTGGTTAAAGTCAGCTCAAAGACTTCGATGGAAACTTCAGAAACAAGGAATCAATGGACCTAAACCATCTTTTTTATATGGAAATGTTCCTGAAATGCAGAAGATTCAAGCTGCTTCTCTTAAAGCTCCAACCAACTATGGTGAATTTGTAGCACATGACTATACTTCTTCTCTCTTCCCCTACTTTGAACAATGGCGAAAACTCTACG GTCCTATATATACATATTCAACAGGAAACAAGCAACATTTGTACGTGAACCAACCGGAGCTAGTAAAAGAAATGAACCAAAGTAAAAGCCTGGATTTAGGGAAGCCTTCTTATGTCACCAAAAGACTTGCCCCTATGCTTGGTAATGGTATTTTGAGGTCTAATGGCCACATTTGGGCCATGCAGAGGAAAATTGTCGCGCCCGAATTCTTCATGGACAAGGTCAAG CGTATGGTGAGCCTGATGTTGCAATCAGCTGAGCTTTTGACAAGAAAATGGGATGAAAACATTGAAGCTGAAGAGGGTAAAATGGCGGAAATCAGCGTGGGAGAGGATCTGAGAAGTTTTTCAGCAGATGTGATCTCAAGAGCTTGCTTTGGAAGCTCTTATTTCAAAGGCAAAAAGATTTTCTCAAAGCTTCGAACCCTTCAGAAAATCATATCAACCCAAAGTGTTCTTTTTGGTTCTCCTGCATTAGG GTTTCTACCAAGTAGgcagcaaaaggagattgacaacTTAGAGAAAGAGATAGAGTCATTGATATGGGAAgcagtgaaagaaagagaaagggaATGCTTAGAGACATCCTCAAATGAGAAGGACTTGTTGCATTCGATACTCGAGGGAGCTATCAACGATGATAGTGTAGGCGAGAATTCGTCCAGGAAATTCATAGTTGACAATTGCAAGAACATATACTTTGCAGGTCATGAGTCCACTGCTGTTGCTGCATCATGGTGTCTCATGCTTCTGGCTTTACATCCAGAATGGCAATCTCGTATACGTGATGAAATGGCTCAAATTTGCCCCGATGGCGTCCTAGATGCAGAGTCAGTCTCCAAAATGAAAATG GTGACAATGGTTATTCAAGAAGTGATGCGTTTGTATCCGCCAGCAGCATTTGTGTCAAGGGAGGCATTGAAAGATACACAGATTGGTCATATTGTTGTGCCAAAAGGTGTATGCTTATGGACTTTGATCCCAACGCTGCATCGTGACCCTGAGATATGGGGACGAGACGCGAATGAATTCAAGCCGGATAGGTTTGAGAATGGAGTTTCGGGTGCTTGCAAATTGCCACAAGTTTATATCCCGTTTGGACTAGGTCCTCGGCTTTGCTTAGGCAAGAATTTCGCGATGGTGGAACTCAAGATTGTGATTTCACTCATCATTTCCAAGTTTCGTTTCTCTCTTTCTCCAAAATACAAACACTCGCCAGCTTATAGGATGATTGTAGAACCAGGCCAAGGAGTGCGCATTCTTGTTGAGAGATTGAAACAAGGCTGA